In the genome of Quercus robur chromosome 3, dhQueRobu3.1, whole genome shotgun sequence, one region contains:
- the LOC126717188 gene encoding annexin D8, with protein sequence MATIIAPKEFSPIEDAENIKKACLGWGTDERALISILGHRNANQRKLIGLAYEEVYQEDLIQQLKCELSGDFERAICHWTLDPADRDAVLTNAALKKDVPDYRLIIEIACIGSPEELLAVRRAYRHRYKHSIEEDVAAYTTGDIRKVLLAVVSAYRYDGYEFDTQMADSEAVILHEEIQEKAFNHEELIRILSTRSKAQLKGTFNRYRDIHGTSITKGLLGDPTDHYLAALRTTIRCIRDPQKYYAKVLRTAINTVGTDEDALSRVIITRAEKDLKDIMKIYFKRNNVTLENAIERDTSGDYKAFLLALLGKDEL encoded by the exons ATGGCCACCATAATCGCTCCCAAGGAATTTTCCCCGATTGAAGATGCAGAGAATATCAAGAAGGCTTGTCTAG GATGGGGAACAGATGAAAGGGCTTTAATTTCCATACTAGGACACAGAAATGCAAATCAGAGGAAGCTTATTGGACTAGCTTATGAAGAAGTTTATCAAGAGGATCTCATCCAGCAACTTAAATGTGAACTTTCCGGGGACTTTGAG AGAGCTATATGCCACTGGACACTGGACCCTGCTGATAGGGATGCTGTCTTAACCAATGCTGCACTGAAGAAGGATGTACCCGATTACCGGCTAATCATTGAAATAGCATGCATTGGATCTCCAGAAGAGCTCTTGGCAGTAAGACGTGCTTATCGTCATCGCTACAAGCACTCTATTGAAGAAGATGTGGCTGCTTACACAACTGGTGACATTAGGAAA GTTCTCTTGGCAGTAGTAAGCGCCTACAGGTATGACGGGTATGAGTTTGATACGCAAATGGCAGATTCAGAAGCCGTTATTCTTCATGAGGAAATCCAAGAAAAGGCATTTAACCATGAAGAGTTGATTAGAATTCTTAGTACAAGAAGCAAGGCACAGCTCAAGGGAACTTTCAACCGCTACAGAGATATTCATGGCACATCCATTACCAAG ggtttgttgGGCGACCCAACTGATCATTATCTCGCTGCACTGCGTACAACTATCCGATGTATCAGAGACCCTCAGAAGTACTATGCAAAG GTGTTGCGTACTGCCATCAATACGGTAGGAACTGATGAAGATGCTCTCAGCCGTGTGATCATCACTCGTGCAGAAAAGGATTTGAAGGACATCATGAAAATCTATTTTAAGAGAAACAATGTTACTTTGGAGAATGCCATAGAGAGGGACACATCAGGAGACTACAAGGCATTTCTTCTTGCCTTATTGGGGAAGGATGAGCTTTAG